TTCGATGTATTTAAACAATCGATTCTTCCACTTCAAGAAGCTCATAAACTACAAACAATTTTGTTTCAATATCCACCCTGGTTTGATTGCAAGAAGAAAAATGTAGATTTACTGCGTTATACAAAAGAAAAAATGAAAGGTTTACCTTGTGCAATAGAATTCCGAAATCAAACATGGTTTGATTCTAATATGCATGATAAAACGTTGCAATTTCTAGAACAAGAAAAGTGGATTCATACGATTTGTGATGAACCACAGGCTGGAATCGGATCTGTGCCACTTGTATTAGAAGCAACGCATCCTGAAATAGCATTAATACGTTTTCATGGTCGTAATGTTCATGGATGGCTTGATAAAGGAGAAAATTGGAGAGCTGTTCGCTGTTTGTATCGTTACAATAAAAAAGAACTAGAAGAATGGGTGGAAAGACTAGAAATACTGAAGAAGAAGACGAAAGATATATATGTATTGTTTAATAATAATTCTGGCGGGGACGCAGCGGATAATGCGAAACAATTGATGGAAATGATGAATATTACATATGGCGAACCTAAGCCTGAGCAACTTAATTTATTTGAATAAATGAAAAAAAGAAAACCACTGTACAAACAGGGGGAATGTACAGTGGTTTTCTATATGAAAAAGAGGGGTAACAATGTTACTGAGCGTTTGGTTGATTCATCAATTGTTGGCTTCGTAATAAATGATAATGGTTATCATTATCATTGTCAATAGTTTTTCGGAAATTAAATAAAAAACTTCTTTTGTATTTTGGATAGAAAGAGAAAAATAAAAAAATAACAGCGATTAACGCTGTTATTTTCCAGTTACATATTGTTGTAAATCAAAAGGAGTTATCTCTTGGATGAACTCTTTTGAGATAAGTGTTTGAACGAGTGTGCTTTCAGAAATGGCAGCACCTGTTTTCTTTTGATACGCTTGCTTTAATAAATTGAGTTTTTCAGCCGTTTCTTTTGGTAATTCAATAGTTAGTGTGTTCATAATTTCTCCCCCTTAATATTAGAGTACCACTACCATATAGGAGAAACAAGAAAAGAGAATATGAAACATAAAAAAGGTTACCAATTATAAGCTTGGTAACCTTTTTTATGTATAAGAACTATGTTTGTTTTTATGCAATACCGATATACTTTAAAGTTTTTGATGGAGTACTATGATCAAAGAAGTGTTGTAAAAATGCGATATCAACACCAGATTTGTATGCACAATATCCCC
The DNA window shown above is from Bacillus clarus and carries:
- a CDS encoding DUF72 domain-containing protein; the encoded protein is MLSIGLTGWGDHDSLYADSYENRNKLRTYSEYFPIVEVDSSFYAMQPVRNYIKWASETPKNFSFIVKAYQGMTGHMQGEIPFSNIDEMFDVFKQSILPLQEAHKLQTILFQYPPWFDCKKKNVDLLRYTKEKMKGLPCAIEFRNQTWFDSNMHDKTLQFLEQEKWIHTICDEPQAGIGSVPLVLEATHPEIALIRFHGRNVHGWLDKGENWRAVRCLYRYNKKELEEWVERLEILKKKTKDIYVLFNNNSGGDAADNAKQLMEMMNITYGEPKPEQLNLFE
- a CDS encoding DUF3924 family protein → MNTLTIELPKETAEKLNLLKQAYQKKTGAAISESTLVQTLISKEFIQEITPFDLQQYVTGK